CGGGTGCAGCGGCTGGTGATCACCCGCGTGCAGGCCGAGTCGCCGCGCATGGTCGCGTCGATCATGGACGGGGTCAAACAGGACGTGGACAGCGTCTTCGACCTCAAGGACATGGTGGTGACCAGCCTGGTCAAGGACAAACGGCTGCTCAACCGGATCTTCCAGGAGGCGGGCGACAAGGAGTTCAAGTTCATCGCCCGCTCCGGAATCTTCTTCGGCGGGGCCATCGGCGTGGTCCAGATGGTGGTCTGGATGCTGTTCAAGCTCCCGGTGATCATGCCGCTGTTCGGCCTGTTCACCGGGTGGTTCACCGACTGGCTGGCGCTGAAGATGATCTTCCGGCCGCAGCAGCCGAAGCGCTACCTCGGCCTGTTCGAGTGGCAGGGCCTGTTCCTCAAGCGCCGCGCCGAGGTGTCCGAGGCCTACGGCGCGCTGATCGCCAAGGAGATCATCACCCCGCACAACGTGATCGAGGCGGTGCTGCGCGGGCCCGCCTCGGACAAGGTGCTGGCGCTGGTCCAGCGGCAGGTGGACACGGAGCTGGCCAAGCACACCAGCCTGGCCAGGCCGCTGGTGGTGATGGCGGTGGGCAGCAGGCGCTACCAGTCGATGAAGCTGCGGATCTCCGAGCTGATCATGGCGCGGCTGCC
The genomic region above belongs to Amycolatopsis sp. YIM 10 and contains:
- a CDS encoding DUF445 domain-containing protein; the encoded protein is MSGIVDDFARNWPLYCSIPLIAALIGYTTKLVAIRMMFQPVEFVGIKPFLGWQGVVPKRAARMAGIACDTMTQQLIKPSDVVNRLDPARIAKEIEKPLLAGVEEIVREVAAEYQPGLWESLPTRVQRLVITRVQAESPRMVASIMDGVKQDVDSVFDLKDMVVTSLVKDKRLLNRIFQEAGDKEFKFIARSGIFFGGAIGVVQMVVWMLFKLPVIMPLFGLFTGWFTDWLALKMIFRPQQPKRYLGLFEWQGLFLKRRAEVSEAYGALIAKEIITPHNVIEAVLRGPASDKVLALVQRQVDTELAKHTSLARPLVVMAVGSRRYQSMKLRISELIMARLPETMTYIEDYAEDAMDIRNLLVSKMKELPPDEFEGLLRPAFQQDEWILIATGALLGFAVGEAQVLLLEHFAA